The Gemmatimonadaceae bacterium genome has a segment encoding these proteins:
- a CDS encoding NAD(P)H-quinone oxidoreductase: MLAAVITRPGPSDVLELREVPTPTPAAHDVLVRVHASALNRADLAQRVGRYAAPSGVPADIPGLEFAGEIAATGSDVSRWRSGDRVFGLVGGGAHAEYVVVHERTIARIPDALPWHEAAAIPEAFLTAYDAMVTQGAMRAGDFVLVHAVASGVGLAAVQVAKAWGARAFGTTRSADKLAIASSLGMEDGIALPDSPAPLVDAVRAWSGGNGADVVLDLVGGGYVAPSVDAAAFKGRVILVGAMGGADARFDGRQVLFKRLRLQGTTMRSRSLAERIAVADVFTSEIIPRVERGELRPVIDTVYSFALVADAHRRLESNDTTGKLILEVPAR, encoded by the coding sequence ATGCTGGCAGCCGTCATCACGCGCCCCGGCCCTTCCGACGTGCTCGAGCTTCGCGAGGTCCCCACGCCGACGCCCGCGGCGCACGACGTCCTCGTGCGCGTGCATGCATCCGCGCTCAACCGTGCCGACCTCGCGCAGCGCGTCGGTCGATATGCCGCTCCCTCCGGAGTTCCGGCGGACATTCCCGGGCTCGAGTTCGCCGGGGAGATCGCCGCCACGGGGAGCGACGTCTCGCGCTGGCGCAGCGGCGACCGCGTCTTCGGACTCGTCGGTGGCGGCGCACACGCCGAGTACGTCGTGGTGCACGAACGCACCATCGCGCGAATCCCCGATGCACTTCCGTGGCACGAGGCGGCGGCCATCCCCGAGGCGTTCCTCACCGCATACGATGCCATGGTCACGCAGGGCGCCATGCGCGCCGGCGACTTCGTCCTCGTGCACGCCGTGGCCAGCGGCGTGGGACTGGCCGCCGTGCAGGTAGCGAAGGCGTGGGGCGCGCGCGCGTTCGGCACCACGCGAAGCGCGGACAAGCTCGCCATCGCCAGCTCGTTAGGCATGGAGGACGGCATCGCCCTTCCCGACTCCCCCGCACCACTGGTCGATGCGGTGCGGGCGTGGAGTGGCGGGAACGGCGCCGACGTGGTGCTGGACCTCGTGGGGGGCGGCTACGTCGCACCCAGCGTCGACGCCGCGGCCTTCAAGGGGAGGGTGATCCTGGTGGGGGCGATGGGCGGGGCGGACGCGCGCTTCGACGGTCGCCAGGTGCTCTTCAAGCGCCTTCGGCTGCAAGGAACGACGATGCGCTCGCGGTCGCTCGCCGAACGCATCGCGGTAGCCGACGTCTTCACCAGCGAGATCATCCCGCGCGTCGAGCGCGGCGAGCTGCGCCCGGTCATCGACACGGTCTATTCGTTCGCGCTGGTGGCCGATGCGCACCGGCGGCTGGAGTCCAACGACACGACGGGGAAGCTGATACTCGAAGTCCCGGCCCGATGA
- a CDS encoding GNAT family N-acetyltransferase: MLSDAAEIHELVAHHAESGLLLPRSAEEIAAAVDDYVVVTDRHGRVRACAALLEYSPSLGEVSSVVVAPDAQGQGLGSMAVRGVEAMARRRAIDEFFAVTLADGFFQSLGYERCAIARYPEKLARYDALQARGVQVIPKSCFRKLANWE; encoded by the coding sequence GTGCTCTCGGACGCCGCCGAGATCCACGAGCTCGTGGCGCATCACGCCGAATCGGGGCTCCTCCTTCCGCGCAGCGCCGAGGAGATCGCCGCCGCGGTCGACGACTATGTAGTCGTTACCGACCGCCACGGTCGCGTGCGCGCCTGCGCGGCGTTGCTCGAATACTCCCCGTCGTTAGGGGAGGTGAGCTCGGTGGTCGTCGCTCCCGATGCGCAGGGACAAGGGCTGGGGAGCATGGCGGTGCGCGGCGTCGAGGCAATGGCGCGCCGGCGCGCGATCGACGAGTTCTTCGCGGTCACGCTGGCCGACGGCTTCTTCCAATCGCTCGGCTACGAGCGCTGCGCCATTGCGCGCTATCCGGAGAAGCTCGCCCGCTACGACGCGCTCCAGGCGCGCGGCGTGCAGGTCATTCCCAAGTCCTGCTTTCGCAAGTTGGCGAACTGGGAGTAG
- a CDS encoding DinB family protein, whose product MHPRLAELIEYADSTRDALLAQVAAFPAERAHEAGANGGWSLSQQLAHLHLVEQSSVRAMFRALKDARKAGLGAETETSSLRGILDATGLASGTRRLEAPDFVTPTDTPGIETALARLRESREGLHAWAREGDGYALATVTFPHPRLGVLNLYEWVEMISGHERRHMLQIERLRAGGA is encoded by the coding sequence ATGCATCCGAGACTCGCCGAACTGATCGAATACGCCGACAGCACGCGCGACGCCCTGTTGGCACAAGTGGCCGCCTTTCCCGCCGAGCGTGCTCACGAGGCGGGGGCCAACGGAGGGTGGAGCCTGTCGCAGCAACTGGCGCACCTGCACCTGGTGGAGCAGTCGTCGGTGCGTGCGATGTTCCGCGCCCTCAAGGACGCCAGGAAGGCTGGCCTGGGCGCCGAGACGGAGACCTCCTCGTTGCGCGGCATCCTCGACGCGACGGGGCTCGCCAGCGGCACGCGGCGGCTGGAGGCCCCGGACTTCGTCACTCCCACCGACACCCCCGGTATCGAGACGGCGCTGGCCCGGCTGCGCGAGTCGCGGGAAGGGTTGCATGCGTGGGCCCGCGAGGGCGACGGCTACGCGCTCGCGACGGTGACCTTTCCGCATCCCCGCCTTGGAGTGCTCAACCTGTATGAGTGGGTCGAGATGATCTCCGGGCACGAGCGGCGACACATGCTCCAGATCGAACGGCTGCGCGCGGGCGGTGCGTGA
- the sulP gene encoding sulfate permease, with protein sequence MSVFVPKLVTTLKDYDRRQFAADLTAGTIVGIVALPLAIAFAIASGVTPERGLYTAIVAGFIISALGGSRVQIGGPTGAFVVIVYGIVQKYGLEGLTVATVMAGVMLLAMGFARLGTIIKFIPQPLITGFTSGIAVIIFTGQVKDFLGLRMGNVPADFVAKLQAYAENFATITPAAVAVASIALLIVVVWPRFFPRIPSPFVALIVTTAAVHFLHLPVETVGSRFGELQASLPRPVVPHLSFADVQRLVSPAFTIALLGAIESLLSAVVADGMIGSRHRSNMELVAQGVANIASPIFGGIPATGAIARTATNVKSGARTPVAGITHAVVLLLITLFFGKLAALIPMATLAAILVVVAYHMSEWRTFLDELRGPKADVAVLVTSFVLTVVVDLTVAIEVGMVLASFLFMHRMAEVTNVNAVTRELRREAALDEELDPNSVSTYDIPPGVDIYEINGAFFFGAAETFKDTINQVGRKPKVLIIRMRNVSLLDATGLRALRDVVHRSRQDRTLVLIAEIHTQPLATLERSVLREELGDESIYMTLDDALDRARHYLSARTPTPPAGTPAAGHR encoded by the coding sequence ATGTCAGTGTTCGTCCCCAAGCTCGTCACCACGCTCAAGGATTACGATCGCCGCCAGTTCGCCGCCGACCTCACGGCCGGGACGATTGTCGGAATCGTCGCCCTTCCGCTGGCCATCGCCTTCGCCATCGCCAGCGGCGTCACCCCGGAACGCGGGCTCTACACCGCGATCGTCGCCGGCTTCATCATCTCGGCGCTTGGCGGATCTCGCGTCCAGATCGGCGGCCCCACCGGGGCATTCGTCGTCATTGTCTATGGCATAGTCCAGAAATACGGACTGGAAGGGCTCACCGTCGCCACGGTGATGGCCGGCGTGATGCTGTTGGCCATGGGATTCGCGCGGCTCGGGACGATCATCAAGTTCATTCCCCAACCGCTCATCACCGGTTTCACCAGCGGGATTGCCGTCATCATCTTCACCGGTCAGGTGAAGGACTTCCTCGGCCTCAGGATGGGGAACGTCCCGGCCGACTTCGTGGCGAAGCTCCAGGCGTACGCGGAGAACTTCGCGACCATCACACCCGCGGCGGTGGCGGTGGCATCGATCGCGCTGCTGATCGTCGTGGTCTGGCCCAGGTTCTTTCCCAGGATCCCGTCGCCGTTCGTGGCGCTGATCGTGACGACGGCCGCCGTGCACTTCTTGCACCTGCCGGTGGAGACGGTGGGGTCGCGCTTTGGCGAGCTGCAGGCGTCGCTCCCCCGCCCCGTGGTGCCGCACCTCTCGTTTGCCGACGTGCAACGCCTGGTGTCGCCGGCCTTCACCATCGCCCTCCTCGGCGCCATCGAGTCGCTGCTGTCGGCCGTTGTCGCTGACGGGATGATCGGGTCGCGGCATCGCTCCAACATGGAGCTGGTGGCGCAGGGCGTGGCCAACATCGCCTCACCCATCTTTGGCGGGATACCGGCCACGGGAGCCATCGCGCGCACGGCGACCAACGTCAAGAGCGGCGCTCGCACACCGGTCGCCGGCATCACGCACGCCGTCGTCCTCCTCCTCATCACGCTCTTCTTCGGGAAGCTGGCGGCGCTCATCCCGATGGCGACGCTGGCGGCAATCCTCGTGGTGGTGGCGTACCACATGAGCGAGTGGCGCACCTTCCTCGACGAGCTGCGCGGCCCCAAGGCCGACGTGGCGGTGCTCGTGACGTCGTTCGTCCTCACCGTCGTCGTCGACCTGACGGTCGCCATCGAGGTGGGGATGGTGCTGGCGTCGTTCCTCTTCATGCACCGCATGGCAGAGGTGACGAACGTGAACGCGGTCACGCGCGAGTTGCGGCGCGAGGCCGCGCTCGACGAGGAGCTCGATCCCAATTCCGTCAGCACCTACGACATCCCGCCGGGCGTCGATATCTACGAGATCAACGGCGCCTTCTTCTTCGGCGCGGCGGAGACGTTCAAGGACACGATCAACCAGGTGGGGCGGAAGCCGAAGGTGTTGATCATCCGCATGCGCAACGTCTCGCTCCTCGATGCCACCGGGCTGCGCGCGTTGCGCGACGTGGTGCATCGCAGCCGTCAGGATCGCACGCTGGTCCTGATTGCCGAGATCCACACGCAGCCGCTGGCCACGCTGGAGCGTTCGGTGCTGCGCGAGGAGCTGGGCGACGAGTCGATCTACATGACGCTGGACGATGCGCTCGATCGCGCGCGGCACTACCTCAGTGCGCGCACCCCCACGCCGCCCGCCGGAACGCCAGCGGCCGGCCACCGTTAG